TCCAGTAATAGTAGGAATTATCGTAGGAGGGTTCATTACATTTTATCCACAAGAAGAACGACAAGACACACTGTTAACAAAATCAAAATTAATTGAAGGAGGGTCTCCAATTCTTGGAAGTCCATCTGCACCAATAACAATTTTAGAATGGGGAGATTATCAATGCACGTTTTGTTACAAATTTCACGATACAACATTAAAAATCATTGAAGAAGAATATATCAAAACAGGCAAAGTAAAACTTGTTTTCAAAGATTTCCCACTAAATGGTCCCGATTCTGTATTGGCTGCAGAAGCAGCATATTGTGCAAATGATCAAAGAAAGTATTGGGAATACCATGATGAGACATACAAGAATTGGGCAGGAGAAAGAACAGGCTGGATTACAAGGGACTCATTAGAAAAATTTGCCATGACTGTGAATTTGGATTTGAATAAATTCAACAACTGCATGGACTCGCACACATACAAAGAAAAGGTAAATCAACTCTATGATTTTGGACAAGAAGTTGGAATTGATGCTACGCCTTCATTTTTGGTTTTCAATGATGAAAAAATTATTAAAATTCGCGGAAATCAACCATTAGAAGTTTTTCTAAAAACTTTTGATGAATTATAGTTTTTAGTATTTTTTGAAAATGAATCAACCAAACTTAATATGCGTATTACAAGGAGAAGCCAACAATGGGTAAGATCGAGATTGAAAAGCAAGATTCTGTT
Above is a window of Nitrosopumilus sp. K4 DNA encoding:
- a CDS encoding thioredoxin domain-containing protein — encoded protein: MTKIFLVIPVIVGIIVGGFITFYPQEERQDTLLTKSKLIEGGSPILGSPSAPITILEWGDYQCTFCYKFHDTTLKIIEEEYIKTGKVKLVFKDFPLNGPDSVLAAEAAYCANDQRKYWEYHDETYKNWAGERTGWITRDSLEKFAMTVNLDLNKFNNCMDSHTYKEKVNQLYDFGQEVGIDATPSFLVFNDEKIIKIRGNQPLEVFLKTFDEL